From the Nitrospira sp. genome, one window contains:
- the folD gene encoding bifunctional methylenetetrahydrofolate dehydrogenase/methenyltetrahydrofolate cyclohydrolase FolD has translation MVGARLIDGKALAQQVRDQLTIESAAVLAKTGTKPGLATILVGDDPASHQYVKSKQKACDAAGIYIDDHKLPASTTQAELLSLIEKMNADSRIHGILVQLPLPKHIDSRVVLEAVSPDKDADGFHPYNFGRLVEGNPVFEACTPKGVIKMLESTGVGIEGKRAVVLGRSNIVGKPLALMLLQRNATVTICHSKTKDLPAVCREADLLLVAIGKAKFVTADMVKEGAVVIDVGTNRWTDGKLCGDVDFEPVSQKAGWISPVPGGVGPMTIAMLLANTVESAKRMAGMV, from the coding sequence ATGGTGGGAGCACGACTCATTGACGGGAAGGCACTGGCGCAGCAAGTTCGCGACCAGCTAACAATTGAATCCGCGGCAGTCCTGGCAAAGACCGGGACCAAGCCGGGTCTCGCTACCATTTTGGTCGGTGATGACCCCGCGTCGCATCAGTATGTGAAGAGCAAGCAGAAAGCCTGCGATGCGGCAGGCATCTATATCGACGACCACAAGTTACCGGCCAGCACGACCCAAGCAGAGCTGTTGTCTTTGATTGAGAAGATGAACGCAGATTCCAGGATTCACGGAATCTTAGTGCAGCTCCCGCTTCCCAAGCACATCGACAGCCGGGTCGTGCTTGAAGCGGTCTCGCCGGACAAGGATGCCGATGGATTCCACCCGTATAACTTCGGTCGGTTGGTTGAAGGGAATCCGGTCTTTGAAGCCTGCACTCCCAAAGGCGTGATCAAGATGCTCGAGTCTACCGGTGTCGGCATTGAAGGCAAGCGCGCGGTGGTATTGGGTCGCAGCAACATCGTGGGAAAGCCGTTGGCGCTCATGCTGTTGCAGCGTAACGCGACCGTGACGATTTGCCATTCCAAGACCAAGGATTTGCCCGCAGTCTGCCGTGAGGCGGACCTCTTGCTGGTCGCGATCGGGAAAGCCAAATTCGTGACGGCCGACATGGTGAAAGAAGGCGCGGTCGTGATCGACGTCGGGACCAATCGGTGGACGGACGGAAAGCTCTGCGGCGATGTCGATTTCGAACCGGTGAGCCAAAAGGCCGGCTGGATCAGTCCCGTGCCCGGTGGCGTCGGTCCCATGACGATCGCCATGTTGCTTGCGAATACGGTGGAGTCAGCGAAGCGAATGGCGGGGATGGTGTAG
- a CDS encoding response regulator: MTKILVIDDDVRDQGLVAAVLEERGYEVILADNGGAGLTLCHRRTPDAVVLDLNMPGIDGRSLLQQLRILHPTLPVVVFSGHSTEEVEQEMLTQGATAFIQKAFSLDQLGLALQEVLPSPLSS; encoded by the coding sequence ATGACGAAGATTCTTGTCATAGACGATGATGTCCGTGACCAAGGCCTCGTAGCTGCCGTCCTCGAGGAAAGAGGATATGAAGTTATTTTGGCAGATAATGGTGGGGCAGGGTTGACGTTATGTCACCGGCGAACTCCTGATGCTGTCGTGTTGGACCTCAACATGCCTGGAATAGACGGTCGGAGCTTACTGCAACAATTGCGGATACTGCACCCCACCCTACCGGTCGTAGTTTTTAGTGGACACAGCACTGAAGAGGTTGAGCAAGAGATGCTGACCCAGGGCGCCACGGCCTTTATTCAGAAGGCATTTTCACTCGATCAACTTGGGTTGGCATTGCAGGAGGTCCTACCCTCCCCCCTCTCAAGCTGA
- a CDS encoding methylenetetrahydrofolate reductase, producing the protein MSKEPRRLSEVLSSGQFAVTIEYNPPKGTNISKVLESAKELVGRVHGVNVTDNTAAVVRAGSLPVCRLLYELGHDPVMQLTCRDRNRIAMQSDLMGAHMLGIRNILCLTGDYPTVGDHKEAKPVYDLDSVQVMQLVQGLNSGRDMAGNKLDGSTAFTIGAAVTPEADPVGPMLAKFEVKVKAGAQFFQTQAIYNPDLFASFMTAVRPYKVKVLAGILLLRNHKMAEFMNANIPGVSVPQEMIDELKAAGDKAEDVGVEIAVRTINAVRAHCDGVHIMAIKGTHRLADIITKAQLG; encoded by the coding sequence ATGAGTAAAGAACCGCGGCGGTTGAGCGAGGTCCTGAGTAGCGGGCAGTTTGCCGTGACGATCGAGTACAACCCGCCGAAGGGCACCAACATCTCGAAGGTGCTGGAGAGTGCCAAAGAACTGGTCGGGCGTGTGCACGGCGTCAATGTGACCGACAATACGGCGGCCGTCGTGCGCGCCGGGTCGCTGCCGGTCTGCCGGTTGCTCTATGAATTGGGCCACGATCCGGTCATGCAGTTGACTTGTCGCGACCGGAACCGGATTGCCATGCAGTCCGACCTCATGGGCGCCCATATGCTCGGCATCCGCAACATCCTTTGTCTGACCGGCGACTATCCGACCGTCGGCGACCACAAAGAAGCCAAGCCGGTCTACGATCTCGATTCCGTGCAAGTCATGCAGCTGGTGCAGGGCCTCAATAGCGGCCGCGACATGGCCGGCAATAAGTTAGACGGCTCGACGGCGTTCACCATCGGCGCAGCCGTGACGCCGGAGGCTGATCCGGTCGGGCCGATGCTGGCGAAGTTCGAAGTGAAGGTCAAAGCCGGAGCTCAGTTCTTTCAAACCCAGGCGATCTATAACCCCGATCTTTTCGCGAGCTTCATGACAGCCGTGCGGCCCTATAAGGTGAAAGTCCTGGCGGGTATTTTGTTGTTGCGGAACCACAAGATGGCCGAATTCATGAACGCCAACATTCCCGGCGTGTCGGTCCCGCAGGAGATGATCGATGAATTGAAGGCCGCCGGCGACAAGGCGGAAGATGTGGGCGTGGAGATCGCGGTGCGCACCATCAATGCGGTGCGCGCACATTGCGACGGGGTCCATATCATGGCGATCAAGGGGACCCACCGCCTCGCAGACATCATCACCAAGGCCCAGCTCGGCTGA
- a CDS encoding PilZ domain-containing protein yields MKNPSTRRMYRRVERECHACILTSSAIHRCTVRDLSLSGFRVKREGEALLSQHMAVMLRVWLPGLSEPIDIDQAMVRWDRGNEFGVEIQSISNGSDFQLAGFIARALQSSIGCDAASSQAAGSRLSAGDAGSPGRGYGTQPRSAEA; encoded by the coding sequence GTGAAAAACCCATCAACACGTCGCATGTACCGGCGAGTCGAGCGCGAGTGCCATGCCTGTATTCTGACGTCCAGCGCCATCCATCGCTGCACGGTGCGTGACCTTTCGTTGAGCGGGTTTCGAGTCAAACGGGAAGGCGAGGCGCTGTTGTCTCAGCACATGGCCGTCATGCTTCGCGTGTGGCTGCCAGGCCTCTCGGAACCGATCGATATCGATCAAGCGATGGTGCGGTGGGATCGGGGGAATGAGTTCGGTGTGGAGATCCAGTCCATTTCAAACGGATCGGACTTCCAGCTTGCAGGATTTATTGCGCGCGCATTGCAATCGTCAATCGGCTGCGATGCGGCCTCCAGTCAAGCGGCAGGGTCACGGCTTAGTGCTGGTGATGCTGGCAGTCCGGGCCGTGGGTATGGGACTCAGCCGCGGTCGGCGGAGGCATGA
- the panB gene encoding 3-methyl-2-oxobutanoate hydroxymethyltransferase has translation MTIPEFQQHKRQEKKLIVVTAYDALFTRIVEQAGISAILVGDSLGVVVQGQANTLSVTMEDMLYHTKLVARAAQQALVIGDLPFMSYQTSKEDALRNAGRLIQAGAHAVKLEGGQAMAGRVEAMTAVGIPVMGHIGMTPQSVNQYGGYKVQGKAKDRAKELLADAKALEAAGAFGIVLEAIPAPLAKSITAELSIPTIGIGAGPHCDGQVLVLYDLLGLFDDFVPKFVKPYAHLKTDALQALRRFKEEVELGKFPSDAESYH, from the coding sequence ATGACGATCCCCGAATTTCAACAACACAAGCGCCAGGAGAAGAAGCTCATCGTCGTGACCGCGTACGATGCGCTCTTCACCCGTATTGTGGAGCAGGCCGGCATCAGTGCCATTCTAGTCGGAGATTCGCTGGGCGTGGTCGTACAGGGGCAGGCCAATACGCTGTCCGTCACCATGGAGGACATGCTGTACCACACCAAGCTGGTGGCCCGCGCGGCGCAACAGGCCCTGGTGATCGGCGACCTTCCCTTCATGTCCTATCAAACGAGTAAAGAAGATGCGTTGCGGAATGCCGGACGTTTGATTCAGGCGGGTGCGCATGCGGTGAAGCTCGAAGGGGGCCAGGCGATGGCCGGCCGGGTCGAGGCGATGACCGCGGTGGGCATTCCCGTGATGGGGCATATCGGCATGACCCCGCAGTCGGTGAACCAATACGGCGGCTATAAGGTGCAGGGAAAGGCCAAGGATCGGGCCAAGGAGTTGTTGGCCGATGCGAAGGCGTTGGAAGCGGCCGGCGCATTCGGAATTGTCCTGGAAGCCATTCCGGCGCCGCTGGCGAAAAGCATCACGGCGGAGCTGTCGATCCCCACGATCGGGATCGGAGCCGGTCCGCATTGTGACGGGCAAGTACTGGTGCTCTACGATCTGCTTGGTCTCTTCGATGATTTCGTCCCTAAATTCGTCAAGCCGTATGCCCATCTGAAGACCGATGCGCTGCAGGCACTACGGCGGTTCAAGGAAGAAGTCGAACTCGGGAAGTTCCCCAGCGACGCCGAGTCCTATCACTGA